One segment of Brassica napus cultivar Da-Ae chromosome C3, Da-Ae, whole genome shotgun sequence DNA contains the following:
- the LOC106424860 gene encoding zinc finger MYM-type protein 1-like, whose translation MSASRIYLSGAKKRAKKRRVEELVKSQSGSLLKYLKKPALLGTDEDHEVDGTSEDSSETGEVDGSEPDDEVDGVRTGYGNHDQEENRDRAEIDDEDVNSNAADEHFKEDDSAFDLMDPGNWRKIDQKLRDYLVEKGPLPPPSEDYIFPKNESGRHFSHRNYKRIMKNGDMQHRRWLVYSTTFDKIYCFCCKLFTRYKETTQLAGIGFLDWNNTGIRLSQHETSHDHIMCMSQWMELEMRLQKNQTIDKCVQEEIEKEKNHWRELLLRLFSVVEYLAKSNIAFRGSNDKIGQENNGNFLGNIEMIGKFDPVMREHIRQITKGETRYHYLSYKIQNELIGMLSSEIKLIIIKKIKEAKFFSVILDCTPDISHKEQMSLIIRCVDISVSPVQIEEFFLTFLEVEDKSGKGLFELLCDTLVGLKLDINDARGQGYDNGSNMKGKNKGVQKRLLDINPRAFYTPCGCHNLNLAICDIAKSSDKAMSFFGIIQRLYNFFHPSTTRWEMYRKMVAGFTLKPLSDTRWESHLESVKAIRFKAPEIRDVLLYFAENSEDPGARSDAECLAISETHGIGGFEFLFGLVIWYDVLFAVNTVSKTLQSEDIDIDDAIAQLKGLVSFFQKYREMGFQEAKAEASKIAIAMDIEPMFNKRNKRLIKRKTHFDEERDKGDDVCQVLSVEDDFRINYFFKMMDQAIVSFQTRLEQFKEYENIFGFLFSLRKLNSTSDDILKSKCSNLEAFLKHGADSDIDGNDLFMEIKIFREVLPKTFKKNVEVLDYLKRMKDSYPSIWIAYRIMLTIPVSVASAERSFSKLKLIKSYLRSTMSQERLNGLAMLSIEKALIQNLNYESLMNDFAEKTARRVIFQNR comes from the coding sequence ATGAGTGCATCAAGAATATACCTTTCTGGAGCTAAAAAAagagcaaaaaaaagaagagtagAAGAACTAGTGAAGTCTCAGTCAGGTTCTCTGTTAAAGTATTTAAAGAAACCAGCATTGCTTGGAACTGATGAGGACCATGAGGTTGATGGAACTAGTGAGGATAGTAGTGAAACTGGTGAGGTTGATGGATCTGAACCAGATGATGAGGTTGATGGGGTTAGAACTGGATATGGAAACCATGATCAAGAAGAGAATAGGGATAGAGCTGagatagatgatgaagatgtCAACTCAAATGCAGCGGACGAGCATTTTAAAGAAGATGATTCAGCCTTTGATCTTATGGATCCTGGAAATTGGAGAAAAATTGACCAGAAGTTAAGAGATTATTTGGTTGAGAAAGGTCCTCTCCCACCACCATCTGAAGATTATATTTTCCCCAAAAATGAAAGTGGTAGACACTTTTCACATAGAAATTACAAAAGGATCATGAAGAATGGAGATATGCAGCACCGGCGTTGGTTAGTTTATTCAACAACATTCGACAAGATCTATTGTTTTTGTTGCAAGTTGTTCACCCGTTACAAGGAAACTACTCAACTAGCAGGCATTGGATTTCTGGATTGGAATAATACTGGAATAAGGCTGAGCCAACATGAAACCAGTCATGATCACATTATGTGTATGAGCCAGTGGATGGAACTAGAGATGAGGCTGCAAAAGAATCAGACAATTGATAAGTGTGTCCAAGaggaaatcgaaaaagagaagAATCATTGGAGGGAGCTTTTACTGAGATTATTTTCAGTGGTGGAGTATTTGGCTAAGAGTAATATAGCATTTCGGGGATCTAATGACAAAATTGGCCAAGAGAACAATGGAAATTTTCTGGGGAATATTGAGATGATTGGTAAATTTGATCCTGTAATGAGGGAGCACATCAGGCAAATCACCAAAGGAGAAACCCGATACCATTATCTCAGCTACAAAATTCAGAATGAGTTGATTGGAATGTTGAGTTCTGAAATCAAGTTAATAATCATTAAGAAGATTAAAGAGGCAAAATTCTTCTCGGTTATTCTTGATTGTACTCCAGATATCAGCCACAAAGAGCAAATGTCTCTCATTATTCGATGTGTGGATATATCAGTGAGTCCAGTTCAGATTGAAGAATTTTTTCTTACCTTTCTCGAAGTTGAAGATAAATCAGGAAAAGGGCTTTTTGAGCTATTATGTGATACACTGGTTGGTTTGAAGCTGGATATTAATGATGCCAGGGGACAAGGTTATGACAATGGATCCAACATGAAAGGAAAAAACAAAGGAGTGCAGAAGAGGTTGTTGGATATCAATCCGAGAGCATTTTATACACCATGTGGTTGTCATAATCTGAACTTGGCTATTTGTGATATTGCTAAATCTTCTGATAAAGCGATGTCTTTCTTTGGGATTATCCAGCGTTTATATAACTTTTTCCACCCTTCTACGACTAGGTGGGAGATGTACAGAAAAATGGTGGCAGGTTTCACGCTTAAACCGCTATCAGATACGCGATGGGAAAGTCACCTCGAAAGCGTTAAGGCTATACGTTTTAAAGCTCCAGAAATCAGAGATGTCTTACTTTACTTTGCAGAAAACAGTGAGGATCCAGGAGCACGGAGTGATGCTGAATGTCTTGCGATAAGTGAAACACATGGAATTGGAGGGTTTGAGTTCTTGTTTGGTCTGGTTATATGGTATGATGTTCTGTTTGCTGTTAATACTGTGAGCAAGACGCTACAGTCTGAAGATATTGATATCGATGATGCCATTGCTCAGCTAAAGGGGTTAGTTTCTTTTTTCCAAAAGTATAGAGAAATGGGATTTCAAGAAGCAAAAGCTGAAGCTTCAAAAATTGCCATTGCTATGGATATTGAACCCATGTTTAACAAGAGGAACAAGCGCCTTATTAAAAGGAAAACTCATTTTGATGAAGAGCGAGACAAAGGTGATGATGTTTGTCAGGTTCTAAGTGTGGAGGATGATTTCagaatcaattattttttcaaaatgatgGACCAAGCTATTGTTTCTTTCCAAACAAGGTTAGAACAATTTAAAgagtatgaaaatatttttgggtttttgttcaGTCTACGAAAGCTCAACTCAACAAGCGATGATATTTTGAAGAGTAAATGTTCTAACCTTGAAGCTTTTCTTAAGCATGGAGCAGATTCTGATATTGATGGGAATGATTTGTTCAtggaaatcaaaattttcagagaAGTTTTGCCAAAGACTTTCAAGAAGAATGTAGAAGTGCTGGATTATTTGAAGAGAATGAAGGATAGCTATCCGAGTATATGGATTGCTTACAGGATAATGCTCACCATTCCTGTTTCAGTTGCTTCAGCTGAAAGAAGTTTTTCTAAGTTGAAGTTGATAAAGTCTTATCTACGATCTACTATGTCACAGGAAAGGTTAAACGGATTGGCTATGTTATCGATTGAGAAAGCTTTAATTCAAAATCTCAATTATGAAAGTTTGATGAATGATTTTGCTGAAAAAACTGCAAGAAGAGTTATTTTTCAAAATCGGTAG